One window of Sphingobacteriales bacterium genomic DNA carries:
- a CDS encoding IS3 family transposase: MTDLYTLNGISKQAHAQALAYERRQAGKIPFYLGLIEELRELHPSIGLRNIYETYQPDGIGRDAFIDMGKRYGYMLEERSNPIRTTYSVKCHRFKNLLAGKEFTDVNQLWSSDITYYSLAEQFFYLVFIMDVYSRKIIGYNIADNMRAENNILALRMALTHRGIDNYRNQLIHHSDKGSQYASDAYTELLSNHNISISMCLNVYENAHIERMNGTIKNDYLKHYNIKTFKELTEGVKKAVHIYNQNRKHQSLPNRMTPNQFETYLLTEPSSQRPNLSIYTTKKNEQITNQLSLTFAL, translated from the coding sequence GCTTATGAGCGTCGGCAAGCCGGTAAAATACCCTTTTACCTGGGTCTTATTGAAGAGTTACGAGAGTTACATCCGTCCATCGGTTTACGCAATATTTATGAAACCTATCAGCCTGATGGGATAGGCAGAGATGCTTTTATAGATATGGGAAAGCGGTACGGGTATATGCTTGAAGAGCGTTCTAACCCCATTAGAACCACTTACAGCGTAAAATGTCATCGTTTTAAGAACCTATTGGCAGGCAAGGAGTTTACAGATGTCAACCAGCTTTGGTCGTCCGATATCACTTATTACAGCTTAGCAGAACAGTTTTTCTACCTGGTGTTTATTATGGATGTTTACTCCCGAAAAATCATCGGATACAACATTGCCGACAACATGAGGGCAGAAAACAATATTCTTGCTTTGCGAATGGCACTCACCCACAGAGGCATAGACAACTACCGAAACCAACTCATTCACCACTCCGACAAAGGTTCACAATATGCCAGTGATGCTTACACAGAATTACTGTCTAATCACAATATTTCCATTAGCATGTGTCTGAATGTGTATGAAAACGCCCACATTGAAAGGATGAACGGGACGATTAAAAATGATTACTTAAAACACTACAACATCAAAACGTTCAAAGAACTAACCGAAGGGGTAAAAAAAGCAGTCCATATTTACAACCAGAACCGAAAGCACCAAAGCCTGCCAAATAGAATGACTCCCAATCAATTTGAAACCTATTTATTAACAGAGCCAAGCAGCCAAAGACCAAACCTAAGTATTTACACAACTAAGAAAAACGAACAAATAACAAATCAATTATCTCTAACATTTGCTTTATAA
- a CDS encoding T9SS type A sorting domain-containing protein, protein MEYPIGINPIQTGVRQYVQAQVFPNPVPNNGTAQITYSLPPQLSFGVVELYDLQGQKVRYQVLPAGGSSLTPSPQTQSPLNPLKGTFTQILDLSGLPSGMYVWRLAFPGGYERHESTGKILVSEK, encoded by the coding sequence GTGGAATATCCAATAGGTATAAACCCCATTCAGACCGGTGTACGGCAGTATGTGCAGGCACAGGTATTTCCAAACCCTGTACCCAATAACGGTACCGCCCAAATTACCTATTCCCTCCCCCCGCAGTTGTCCTTTGGCGTGGTAGAATTGTATGATTTACAAGGGCAAAAGGTGCGGTATCAGGTATTACCTGCCGGTGGCTCGTCCCTAACCCCTTCACCCCAAACCCAATCACCCCTAAATCCCCTGAAGGGGACTTTTACGCAGATCCTCGATTTATCGGGGTTGCCTTCGGGGATGTACGTGTGGCGGTTGGCATTTCCGGGCGGATATGAGCGGCATGAGAGTACAGGGAAGATTTTGGTAAGTGAAAAGTGA